In the Streptomyces cinnamoneus genome, CTTCGGAGAACTCGCCGCGCTGATGAAGCAGTCGGCCGGCGTCACGGGCGACCCGGCCCGGCTGGAGCAGGCGCCCGACACGCCGTTCGCCTCCCTCGGGGTCGATTCCCTGGGCCTGCTGGGCATCGTCGGCGAGCTGGAGAACCGGTACGCCGTGTCGTTGCCCACCGACGCGGAGCGCTGCAAGACGCCCGCCGAGTTCATCGGCGTGGTCAACGACGCCCTGAAGACGGGGGTGTGACGTGTCCGGACACACCGACAACAGCATCATCATCGACGCCCCGCTCGATCTCGTCTGGGACATGACGAACGACATCGAGAACTGGCCGCAGCTGTTCAGCGAGTACGCCTCGGTCGAGGTGCTCTCCCGCAAGGGCGACACCACCACCTTCCGCCTGACCATGCACCCGGACGCCGACGGCAAGGTCTGGAACTGGGTGTCCGAGCGCACCATGGACCGCGCGCGGCTGACCGTCAACGCCCACCGTGTCGAGACCGGGCCGTTCGCCCGCATGAACATC is a window encoding:
- a CDS encoding acyl carrier protein, whose translation is MTIKELTFGELAALMKQSAGVTGDPARLEQAPDTPFASLGVDSLGLLGIVGELENRYAVSLPTDAERCKTPAEFIGVVNDALKTGV
- a CDS encoding SRPBCC family protein, whose amino-acid sequence is MSGHTDNSIIIDAPLDLVWDMTNDIENWPQLFSEYASVEVLSRKGDTTTFRLTMHPDADGKVWNWVSERTMDRARLTVNAHRVETGPFARMNIRWEYAELPGGVRMRWVQDFAMKPDAPVDDEWMTDNINRNSRTQMALIRDRIEQAAGERRSASVMPA